From Melanotaenia boesemani isolate fMelBoe1 chromosome 12, fMelBoe1.pri, whole genome shotgun sequence, a single genomic window includes:
- the LOC121649865 gene encoding uncharacterized protein LOC121649865 produces the protein MVRKNNVIRLREIRERIIGDNLNFPTIDNVSLTTIDRVLKRQRVRMKQAYRVPFERNSGRIKHLRHQYVQRMFQLESMARPHEFIFVDEAGFNLTKRRRRGRNIIGQRAIVDVPGQRGGNITLCAAMSSRGLLHRHAELGAYNTERLLTFLGELRDVLHDNDHLNARPADHHDQQIPGPADLPIYVILWDNVSFHRSIQVREWFNINQQFINVCLPPYSPFLNPIEEFFSAWRWKVYDRQPYTRENLLRAMDLACDDVAVEAFQGWVRHARAFFPRCLAMDNIACDVDEVLWPDPARRRDASP, from the exons ATGGTTCGGAAGAACAATGTGATCAGACTACGGGAGATACGGGAGAGGATCATTGGTGACAATTTGAACTTTCCGACCATTGACAATGTCAGCCTGACAACCATAGACAGAGTCCTCAAGCGCCAGAGAGTAAGAATGAAGCAGGCCTATAGGGTACCCTTTGAGCGCAACTCTGGAAGAATAAAACACCTCCGTCACCAGTATGTGCAA AGGATGTTCCAGTTGGAGTCCATGGCCAGACcccatgaatttatatttgtggATGAGGCTGGCTTCAACCTcacaaaaaggaggaggagaggccgTAACATCATAGGACAGAGAGCTATCGTTGATGTGCCCGGCCAACGTGGAggaaacatcactctctgcgcTGCCATGAGTTCTAGAGGGCTTCTCCACCGGCATGCTGAACTTGGTGCCTACAACACTGAGCGTCTCCTCACCTTCCTAGGAGAGCTCAGAGATGTTTTGCATGACAATGACCACCTGAATGCTCGGCCAGCAGATCACCACGACCAGCAGATTCCTGGGCCAGCTGATCTTCCCATATACGTCATCCTCTGGGACAATGTTAGCTTCCATCGCAGCATCCAGGTCAGAGAGTGGTTTAACATCAATCAGCAATTCATTAATGTGTGTCTGCCACCCTACTCTCCGTTCCTAAACCCAATAGAGGAGTTCTTCTCAGCATGGCGGTGGAAGGTCTATGACCGCCAACCTTACACTAGAGAGAACCTTCTCAGGGCTATGGACCTGGCCTGTGAtgatgtggctgtggaggcgTTCCAAGGCTGGGTGCGGCATGCCAGGGCATTCTTCCCACGTTGTTTGGCTATGGACAATATTGCCTGTGACGTTGATGAGGTCCTGTGGCCCGACCCAGCCCGACGACGTGATGCCTCTCCATGA